In one Natronosalvus amylolyticus genomic region, the following are encoded:
- a CDS encoding CBS domain-containing protein: MPIENLARSDVVTAREDESVRELATRMDESKVGSIVITDGNEPVGIVTDRDLALRVIGDGTDPASTTAGEVMTDSLTTVDQTDGFYRATELMSEHGIRRLPVCNENNELVGIITSDDLTELLAEEQMQLSDVIQAQRPAY, from the coding sequence ATGCCAATCGAAAACCTTGCCCGAAGTGACGTTGTAACGGCACGAGAAGACGAATCCGTCCGGGAGCTCGCGACACGTATGGACGAGTCCAAAGTCGGAAGCATCGTAATCACGGACGGTAACGAACCGGTCGGGATCGTCACCGACCGCGACCTCGCCCTGCGGGTGATTGGAGACGGGACGGATCCGGCGTCTACGACAGCCGGAGAGGTCATGACAGATTCGCTGACGACTGTCGACCAAACGGACGGCTTCTACCGTGCCACCGAACTAATGAGCGAACACGGTATTCGCCGATTACCGGTCTGTAACGAGAACAACGAACTGGTCGGTATCATCACCTCCGACGATCTCACCGAACTGCTCGCCGAGGAGCAAATGCAGCTCTCGGACGTGATCCAGGCCCA